The sequence AAAATAGAACGGTATAGTGGTGAACCGGAGATTATCAATGCACTTGAACATTTGAAGCAGGAGATACTGAATAAAACCGTAATAAAATAAATTGTTAAGGAGATTCTTAATGAAAAAACTGATTACTTTTTCCCTTTTGCTTTTCACAGGACTTTTTTTATATTCCTGTTCAACAGCCTGCAAATGCAGCACACCTCCGATAAATGTTGATGATAACTTACCGCTTATCCAGTTTGAAGAGAAAAAGTAGGATATTTCCTATAAAAGAAGGAGGTTTCAATGGGTGACAATTTTACTGAAGTAACTTATGACAAATTTATCTTCAAGGTGGACAAAGGTTGTCTCTATCACGCAAACGAGTGTTGGGCAAGGCAGGAAGGAGACATGGCAGTGGTGGGTATAACGGACTTTCTGCAAAAAACAGCCGGTGATGTGGCATTCGTAGAACTTCCGGAGACAGGCGCCAATCTGTCACAGGGGGGTGAAGCCGGTGTTATGGAGACGATCAAAACTACCGTAACTCTCATTTCTCCCCTCTCCGGTGAAGTGTTGGAAATTAATTCCTCTCTTGAAGAGGAACCCCAATTACTCAACACCGATCCCTTCGGTGCAGGCTG is a genomic window of Pseudomonadota bacterium containing:
- the gcvH gene encoding glycine cleavage system protein GcvH, whose translation is MGDNFTEVTYDKFIFKVDKGCLYHANECWARQEGDMAVVGITDFLQKTAGDVAFVELPETGANLSQGGEAGVMETIKTTVTLISPLSGEVLEINSSLEEEPQLLNTDPFGAGWLFKLKLNKWEEEKGQLIDAETYLPLMKKKIEQELSKK